Proteins from a single region of Acidimicrobiales bacterium:
- the rimP gene encoding ribosome maturation factor RimP translates to MTTGERVRALVEPLVTGAGMSLYDVEHTGGAVRVLVDREGGVGLDDLAELTRRVSRVLDEDDPIPGRYTLEVSSPGLERPLRTAAHFAGAVGSEVTVKTLPGVEGERRVRGTLVAADDESFTVRPTEGDDPAERTLRYDEVERARTVFEWGPAPKPGQGGTRTKKRKAATP, encoded by the coding sequence GCGAGCGGGTGCGTGCGCTGGTCGAGCCGCTGGTCACCGGGGCCGGCATGTCGCTGTACGACGTCGAGCACACCGGCGGCGCCGTGCGGGTCCTCGTCGACCGGGAGGGCGGGGTCGGCCTCGACGACCTGGCCGAGCTCACCCGCCGCGTCTCCCGCGTCCTCGACGAGGACGACCCGATCCCCGGGCGCTACACGCTCGAGGTGTCGAGCCCGGGGCTGGAGCGGCCGCTGCGCACGGCCGCCCACTTCGCCGGCGCCGTCGGCAGCGAGGTCACCGTCAAGACGCTCCCCGGCGTCGAGGGCGAGCGCCGCGTCCGGGGGACGCTGGTCGCCGCCGACGACGAGTCGTTCACCGTCCGCCCGACCGAGGGGGACGACCCCGCCGAGCGCACCCTCCGCTACGACGAGGTCGAGCGGGCCCGCACCGTGTTCGAGTGGGGCCCGGCGCCCAAGCCCGGCCAGGGAGGGACCCGCACCAAGAAGAGGAAGGCCGCAACGCCATGA
- the nusA gene encoding transcription termination factor NusA, which yields MTGNFEMMEALQALATERGISTDVLLHALANALESAYRRMPGAAEEAFVEIDDQFTIKVIAQELDDAGNVVREWDATPDNFGRIAAQTAKQVMTQRLREVEREQKYEEYAGREGDIVTGIIQQSDSRYTLLDLGRVEALLPQAEQVPYERPEPGTRLKAYIVEVRRTSKGPQIVVSRTHPGLIKRLFELEVPEIADGIVEIKACAREPGHRTKIAVWSNDRNVDPVGACVGARGARVRMVVNELRGEKIDIVPFSEDPVEFVMKALSPAKVKEVRIDEESGTAEVIVPDYQLSLAIGKEGQNARLAARLTGWRVDIKSETQLAEEESYQGEEWAQGEWVVDPSTGDQVWQSAEGGPAISAEEWSQVGSTGGDQPQSQVAWGDEREATGNEDVTAESAEAQMPPPQDEVEAAEMVMAGAVTEGGGPTDLLEVDAPALSPEEAAVVEGTTIDVAQLGDASTDASLD from the coding sequence ATGACCGGCAACTTCGAGATGATGGAGGCCCTCCAGGCCCTCGCGACCGAGCGGGGCATCTCGACCGACGTCCTGCTCCACGCCCTGGCCAACGCCCTCGAGTCGGCGTACCGGCGCATGCCGGGCGCGGCCGAGGAGGCCTTCGTCGAGATCGACGACCAGTTCACGATCAAGGTCATCGCCCAGGAGCTGGACGACGCCGGCAACGTCGTGCGCGAGTGGGACGCCACCCCCGACAACTTCGGGCGCATCGCCGCGCAGACGGCCAAGCAGGTGATGACCCAGCGCCTGCGCGAGGTCGAGCGCGAGCAGAAGTACGAGGAGTACGCCGGCCGCGAGGGCGACATCGTCACCGGGATCATCCAGCAGAGCGACTCCCGCTACACGCTCCTCGACCTCGGCCGGGTCGAGGCCCTGCTGCCCCAGGCCGAGCAGGTCCCCTACGAGCGGCCCGAGCCCGGCACCCGGCTGAAGGCGTACATCGTCGAGGTCCGCCGCACCTCGAAGGGCCCCCAGATCGTCGTCAGCCGCACCCACCCCGGCCTCATCAAGCGCCTGTTCGAGCTCGAGGTCCCCGAGATCGCCGACGGCATCGTCGAGATCAAGGCCTGCGCCCGCGAGCCCGGGCACCGCACGAAGATCGCCGTCTGGTCGAACGACCGCAACGTCGACCCCGTCGGCGCCTGCGTCGGGGCCAGGGGCGCCCGGGTGCGCATGGTGGTCAACGAGCTGCGGGGCGAGAAGATCGACATCGTCCCGTTCTCCGAGGACCCCGTCGAGTTCGTCATGAAGGCCCTCTCGCCGGCCAAGGTGAAGGAGGTCCGCATCGACGAGGAGTCGGGCACGGCCGAGGTGATCGTCCCCGACTACCAGCTTTCCCTCGCCATCGGCAAGGAGGGCCAGAACGCCCGGCTGGCGGCCCGGTTGACCGGCTGGCGGGTCGACATCAAGAGCGAGACGCAGCTGGCCGAGGAGGAGTCCTACCAGGGCGAGGAGTGGGCCCAGGGGGAGTGGGTGGTGGACCCGAGCACGGGTGACCAGGTGTGGCAGTCGGCCGAGGGCGGCCCGGCCATCTCGGCCGAGGAGTGGTCCCAGGTCGGCTCGACCGGCGGCGACCAGCCCCAGTCCCAGGTCGCCTGGGGCGACGAGCGGGAGGCGACCGGCAACGAGGACGTCACCGCCGAGTCGGCCGAGGCCCAGATGCCGCCGCCCCAGGACGAGGTCGAGGCGGCCGAGATGGTGATGGCCGGCGCCGTGACCGA